CAGATCGTCGGCGACATCGAGGATGAGCACGATGTCGAAGAAGACAGCTACATCAAGCCGCTGCCCAGCGGTGATTTCCTGATCAAGGCCCTGACGCCGATCGAGAACTTCAACGAGTTCTTCGACAGCGAATTCTCCGACGACGAATTCGATACCGTGGGCGGCCTGGTGATGAGTGCATTCGGGCACTTGCCAAAACGCAACGAAATCACTGAAATCGGCACCTACCGTTTCCGCATCCTGAACGCCGACAGCCGTCGGATTCACTTGCTGCGACTCACGCCTATCGCCCGCTGAATCTAAGGACTGAAATGCGCTGGACAACCCGCCCCGGCTGGCCCGGTAACCTGCTGGCCGTGGCGGCCGGTGCAATCACCACCCTGGCCCTGGCGCCTTTCGACATCTGGCCACTGGCATTGCTGGCGGTCGGTTTGTTCTATGCCGGCCTGCGCGAGCTGAGCCCTCGCCAGGCCCTTGGCCGTGGCTGGTGCTTCGGTTTCGGCCTGTTCGGCGCCGGAACCAGCTGGATCTACTACAGCATCCACCACTTCGGTGGCGCATCGGTGCTTCTGGCCGGTTTCCTGATGCTGTTGTTCACCGCAGCGATTGCCTGGTTCTTCGCTCTGCCCGCCTGGGTCTGGGCACGTTGGTTGCGACGCAACGAAGCGCCGCTGGCCGATGCCCTGGCCTTTGCCGCGCTGTGGGTAGGCCAGGAGGCATTCCGCGGCTGGTTCCTCACCGGCTTCCCGTGGCTCTATTCCGGTTACAGCCAACTCGACGGCCCATTGACCGGCCTCGCGCCAGTCGGCGGCATGTGGCTGATTTCCTTTACCCTCGCCCTGACCGCCGCACTGATCTACAACGGCATGCGTCTGGTTCGTACCGGTCGCAAGGGCTTCATCGCGATTGGCGTCCTGTTGCTGGTCGGTCCATGGATCGCCGGAATGGCGCTCAAACACCATGCCTGGACCAGCCCATCGGGCGCGCCGTTGAGCGTTGCAGCGATCCAGGGCAACGTCGAACAGAGCATGAAATGGGACCCGGCGCAGCTCAATGCGCAGCTGATGCTGTACCGCGACATGAGCTTCACCTCAAAGCCGGTCGACCTGCTGATCTGGCCGGAAACCGCGGTCCCGGTACTCAAGGAGTCCGCCCAGGGTTACCTGGACATGATGGGTAAATTTGCGGCGGAACGTAATTCGGCGCTGATTACCGGCGTTCCGATCCGTGAAGTCGTCCGTCACGAAAAACGCTTCTTCAACGGCATTACCGTGGTCGGCGAAGGCGACGGCACCTATCTCAAGCAGAAACTGGTGCCGTTCGGCGAATACGTCCCCTTGCAGGACGTTCTGCGCGGCTTGATCGCGTTCTTCGATCTGCCGATGTCGGACTTTGCCCGTGGCCCGGCCGATCAGGCCATGCTGCAAGCCAAGGGCTACCAGATCGCGCCCTTCATCTGCTACGAAGTGGTGTACCCGGAGTTTGCCGCGGGCCTCGCCGCGCAAAGCGATCTGTTGCTGACGATCAGTAACGACACCTGGTTCGGTACGTCCATCGGCCCGCTGCAACACTTGCAGATGGCGCAGATGCGCGCACTGGAGGCCGGTCGCTGGATGATCCGCGCCACCAACAACGGCGTGACCGGCCTGATCAACCCGTTCGGCCAGATCACCGCGCAAATCCCGCAGTTCGAGCGCGGCATCCTGTATGGCGAAGTGGTGCCGATGCACAA
This genomic interval from Pseudomonas putida contains the following:
- the lnt gene encoding apolipoprotein N-acyltransferase → MRWTTRPGWPGNLLAVAAGAITTLALAPFDIWPLALLAVGLFYAGLRELSPRQALGRGWCFGFGLFGAGTSWIYYSIHHFGGASVLLAGFLMLLFTAAIAWFFALPAWVWARWLRRNEAPLADALAFAALWVGQEAFRGWFLTGFPWLYSGYSQLDGPLTGLAPVGGMWLISFTLALTAALIYNGMRLVRTGRKGFIAIGVLLLVGPWIAGMALKHHAWTSPSGAPLSVAAIQGNVEQSMKWDPAQLNAQLMLYRDMSFTSKPVDLLIWPETAVPVLKESAQGYLDMMGKFAAERNSALITGVPIREVVRHEKRFFNGITVVGEGDGTYLKQKLVPFGEYVPLQDVLRGLIAFFDLPMSDFARGPADQAMLQAKGYQIAPFICYEVVYPEFAAGLAAQSDLLLTISNDTWFGTSIGPLQHLQMAQMRALEAGRWMIRATNNGVTGLINPFGQITAQIPQFERGILYGEVVPMHNLTPYLQWRSWPLIIICVVLFGWALIASRMAKTV